AAATACCGATTATTTTTCATACGGCCTATCCCGGCGATTATGATGAGGATGAAATCGATGAACAGGAGAAGCCGTTTGACTATGTTCAGAAAGGCGAATCGATCTCCAAACTGACCCGGGCCGTCCGTAATGCGGTTGAATCTTACGCTCTCAGGAACAACACGGCGCTCATGTCGGCACAGGCCGAGAGCCACTATGGGATGTTTGGCAATTCGCACAGGATGCTACAAGTATATGGAATGATTCGAAAAGTCGCCGCAGCCGACACCAAGATTATTATTTTGGGTGAGACCGGAACCGGCAAGGATCTGGTGGCGCAGGCCATTCACTCAAATAGCAAACGCAAAAACCAGCGCTACTTTGTCTTTCCCTGCAATCAAAAATCGCCGCATATGGTTGAATCGGAACTTTTCGGCCACGTCAAAGGGGCTTTCACCGATGCCAACGAGAATAAAGTCGGCATGTTTGAATACGCTGAAGGCGGCACGGTCTTGCTTGATGAAGTAGGTGACCTCGATCCCAATACTCAAACCAAATTGCTTCAGGTTCTGGGAACGGGGAAATATCAGAAGGTCGGGAGTCCGGAAATCAAAACCACCGATGTTCGCATCATCAGTGCCACCCACAGGAACCTGGAGCAGCTTGTCAAGAGCGGCGATTTCCGGGAAGACTTCTATTTCCGTCTTAAGGGAATAACCATTTCTTTGCCGCCTCTTCGCGAACGCCGGGAAGATATCCCGCTTCTTCTGGACAAGTTCAAAGATCGTTTTACAATCGAGCAGGGATTTCCGCCGAAAATATTCGACCCGTCGGCCGTTGAAATCCTGCGGGCATTCGATTGGCCGGGTAATGTCCGCCAGTTGCTGGAGGTGGTGGAATCGCTCATGGTTCTTACCGAATCCGACATCATTTTCGAGGACGATGTTCGGAATTTCCTCAAATTGATAGCGGCCGAAGGCGATACGCCTGCTTCGCCCACCCGCAACCTGACCGCGCGCCTGCGGGAGTTTCGGCGGATTTGCATAGTCGAGGCGCTTGGGGAAAAAAATGGGAACGTCCGGGCCGCTGCCGCCCTGCTGGGAATCGACCCCTCAAATCTGCGCAAGATGAATAAACAACTCGGAATCGATACAAGCGGAAACAAAATTTCAGACTGATTTCAGAGCCGGGTTAAGAAGGGGTAATGTCAATATTAGTGTGGAAATTGGTATATCCTTTTTTTCAT
The DNA window shown above is from Candidatus Zixiibacteriota bacterium and carries:
- a CDS encoding sigma-54 dependent transcriptional regulator; this translates as MSRPDKYKILLVDDDAQVLKMLHILFQSEYETFLASSGPESIEMVRQNRDIAAVVMDIRMSVMDGIAAAREIIKMEAQIPIIFHTAYPGDYDEDEIDEQEKPFDYVQKGESISKLTRAVRNAVESYALRNNTALMSAQAESHYGMFGNSHRMLQVYGMIRKVAAADTKIIILGETGTGKDLVAQAIHSNSKRKNQRYFVFPCNQKSPHMVESELFGHVKGAFTDANENKVGMFEYAEGGTVLLDEVGDLDPNTQTKLLQVLGTGKYQKVGSPEIKTTDVRIISATHRNLEQLVKSGDFREDFYFRLKGITISLPPLRERREDIPLLLDKFKDRFTIEQGFPPKIFDPSAVEILRAFDWPGNVRQLLEVVESLMVLTESDIIFEDDVRNFLKLIAAEGDTPASPTRNLTARLREFRRICIVEALGEKNGNVRAAAALLGIDPSNLRKMNKQLGIDTSGNKISD